From Polyangiaceae bacterium, a single genomic window includes:
- a CDS encoding DUF1552 domain-containing protein: MRLSRRHFLGGAAATVALPFLPSLFGRSAHAGEPGTAKRFMAFYVPCGIHMQRWTPSTTGADYQLTPILEPLSAVKQKLLVLSGLGNAPLKPEGAGDHAAGTAGFLTCRHIAKTSGESIRNGISIDQVFANALAEQTRIPSLQLGIDGGGGIGDCDSGYSCAYARNISWASETQPLPKTTNPKVVFDSLFDGFDPNATAEAIARRRKFRSSVLDYVNQDANSLKNKLGKTDQRKLDEYLTGVRSLEQRVQDATELACDPIERPGDNYTFPEHVKLMLDLTVMAFQCDVTRVVSFMLGNAGSGRSYEFIGVSGAHHQISHHQDLQENFDKLTAIDIWEVTQLAYLLERLDAIDEGGRSILDNSAIFFSSEIEDGNSHSHFNMPIVLAGGLGGDLPTGRHIKYGNKEPVANLFLRLAQGMGVPQGSFGDDGTAPLDLG; the protein is encoded by the coding sequence GTGAGACTTTCGAGACGTCACTTCCTCGGCGGAGCTGCGGCAACCGTCGCGCTGCCGTTTCTCCCGAGCTTGTTTGGCCGAAGCGCCCACGCGGGCGAACCAGGCACCGCGAAGCGCTTCATGGCGTTCTATGTGCCGTGCGGGATCCACATGCAGAGGTGGACGCCCAGCACGACCGGCGCGGACTACCAGCTGACTCCCATCCTCGAGCCGCTTTCCGCGGTGAAACAGAAGCTGCTGGTGTTGAGCGGCCTGGGGAACGCGCCGCTCAAGCCAGAAGGGGCAGGGGACCACGCCGCGGGAACAGCGGGCTTTTTGACTTGCCGGCACATCGCAAAGACCTCGGGTGAGAGTATTCGCAACGGCATCTCCATCGATCAGGTGTTCGCAAACGCGCTCGCTGAGCAAACGCGCATCCCATCGCTCCAGCTCGGTATCGATGGTGGCGGCGGCATCGGCGACTGCGATTCCGGGTACAGTTGCGCCTACGCCCGCAACATCTCGTGGGCCAGCGAGACGCAACCGCTGCCCAAGACGACCAATCCGAAAGTGGTGTTCGATTCGTTGTTCGACGGCTTCGATCCCAACGCCACCGCGGAAGCGATCGCGCGTCGTCGCAAGTTCCGCAGCAGTGTCCTCGACTACGTGAACCAGGATGCCAACAGCTTGAAAAACAAGCTCGGCAAGACGGATCAGCGCAAGCTTGACGAGTACCTGACCGGTGTCCGCAGCCTCGAGCAACGGGTTCAGGACGCAACCGAGCTCGCCTGTGACCCCATCGAGCGTCCGGGAGACAACTACACGTTCCCCGAGCACGTGAAGCTGATGCTCGACCTCACGGTGATGGCGTTTCAGTGCGACGTCACGCGCGTGGTGTCATTCATGCTGGGCAACGCCGGCAGCGGCCGCTCCTACGAGTTCATCGGTGTTTCCGGGGCGCACCACCAGATATCCCATCACCAAGACCTGCAAGAGAACTTCGACAAGCTTACGGCCATCGACATCTGGGAGGTGACTCAGCTCGCGTATCTGCTCGAGCGCCTCGACGCGATCGACGAAGGCGGCAGGAGCATCCTCGACAACAGCGCCATCTTCTTCTCCTCGGAGATTGAAGACGGCAACAGTCACTCCCACTTCAACATGCCGATCGTCTTGGCGGGCGGGCTCGGTGGCGATTTGCCGACGGGGCGTCACATCAAGTACGGAAACAAGGAACCGGTCGCGAATCTGTTCCTGCGTCTCGCTCAAGGCATGGGGGTGCCTCAAGGCTCATTCGGAGACGACGGGACGGCGCCGCTCGACTTGGGCTAG
- a CDS encoding DUF1592 domain-containing protein — protein MRRSTWTLMLTTLFGAGVACTGVVADPEGGKSKTGFPGGGGQQPQDSDVGRVTIHRLNRVEYNNTVRDLFGTSLRPADDFPADDHGYGFDNIADVLSVSPSQLELYERAADLLLAEALALPAPDAELSQIEAETLTGSVGAATANAWNLWAEGELGATFSLPSDGRYIVSARVWQQAAGADPAKANLSVGSVDLGAFDVNATSDAPQVISGEAELSGGSKVVSVRFENDYFDQASGDDRNLYVDWLQIEGPFGLSAPSNAQRDAIVSCDIQAEGESCARQVLSDFGKRAWRRPLTSEDVEQLMGLYQVAIDEGQDPNTGLTLALKGLLLSSQFIFRVELDPEPASLEPHALGQYELASRLSYFLWSSTPDDELLNAADDGLLSDPGTLEQQVRRMLGDPRSSALVENFAGQWLFIRALDAHEPDTNYFGDYDDALRESLRQEMQLFFEDFLKENRPIAELLTANYSYLDKRLAKHYGVQTSGAGFQRVDFEAGGAAQRGGLLRQAGLLTVTSYPTRTSPVKRGKWVLEQLLCSAPPPPPADVETDITSEDIAGKTLREVLEAHRANPDCATCHDAMDPIGLAFENYNGIGAYRSMENGSPIDPTGQLPDGTELAGASDLIAAVAADPRYVSCVAEKLFTYGLGRGPKKSDRTRLVNIVEAAGGEQASLESLIVGIVTSDAFRMRRGEEQL, from the coding sequence ATGAGACGTTCGACCTGGACGCTGATGCTCACCACGCTATTCGGCGCGGGGGTTGCGTGCACTGGTGTGGTGGCAGACCCGGAGGGGGGTAAGTCAAAGACTGGGTTTCCGGGAGGAGGCGGACAGCAACCACAAGACTCGGATGTGGGTCGCGTGACGATCCATCGCTTGAATCGTGTGGAATACAACAACACCGTCCGCGATCTCTTTGGCACCTCGCTCCGTCCCGCTGACGACTTTCCGGCGGACGACCACGGCTACGGGTTCGACAACATCGCTGACGTGCTCAGTGTCTCCCCGAGCCAGCTCGAACTCTACGAACGCGCGGCTGACTTGCTGTTGGCAGAGGCCCTGGCGCTGCCGGCGCCTGACGCAGAGCTGAGTCAGATTGAGGCGGAAACGCTCACTGGCAGTGTCGGCGCGGCGACCGCGAACGCCTGGAATTTGTGGGCGGAGGGCGAGCTGGGCGCGACCTTCAGCTTGCCAAGTGATGGGCGCTACATTGTTTCCGCGCGGGTCTGGCAACAGGCGGCCGGGGCAGACCCGGCGAAGGCCAACTTGAGCGTCGGTAGCGTGGATTTGGGCGCCTTTGATGTCAACGCCACGAGCGATGCGCCCCAGGTCATCTCGGGGGAGGCGGAGCTCAGCGGCGGCAGCAAGGTTGTCAGCGTACGCTTCGAGAACGACTACTTCGATCAGGCGTCTGGCGACGATCGCAACCTCTACGTCGACTGGCTTCAGATCGAGGGTCCGTTTGGCCTCAGCGCACCAAGCAACGCTCAGCGCGATGCCATCGTCAGCTGCGACATCCAGGCGGAGGGCGAGAGCTGCGCCCGCCAGGTGCTGTCCGACTTCGGCAAGCGTGCGTGGCGCCGTCCGCTGACCAGCGAAGACGTCGAGCAGCTGATGGGGCTCTACCAGGTCGCGATCGATGAAGGCCAAGACCCAAACACCGGCCTGACGCTGGCGCTCAAGGGCTTGCTGCTGTCGAGCCAGTTCATCTTTCGCGTCGAGCTCGATCCGGAGCCCGCATCGCTGGAGCCCCATGCCCTCGGCCAGTACGAGCTGGCCAGCCGCCTGAGCTACTTCCTCTGGAGTTCCACGCCGGACGACGAACTCTTGAACGCGGCAGACGACGGCTTGCTGAGCGACCCTGGCACCCTGGAGCAACAGGTTCGCCGCATGCTTGGCGACCCGCGCTCCAGCGCGCTGGTCGAGAACTTCGCGGGTCAGTGGCTCTTCATTCGTGCGTTGGATGCGCACGAACCCGACACGAACTACTTTGGGGACTACGACGACGCTCTCAGGGAGTCTCTGCGGCAAGAGATGCAGCTCTTCTTTGAAGATTTCCTGAAGGAAAATCGACCGATCGCCGAGCTCTTGACCGCAAACTACAGCTACCTGGACAAGCGCCTCGCGAAGCACTACGGAGTCCAGACCAGCGGGGCGGGCTTTCAGCGTGTCGACTTCGAGGCTGGTGGCGCGGCTCAGCGGGGCGGCCTCTTGCGCCAGGCTGGGCTGCTCACGGTGACGAGCTATCCCACGCGCACCTCTCCGGTGAAGCGTGGCAAGTGGGTGCTGGAACAGCTCCTGTGCTCGGCACCGCCGCCGCCGCCCGCGGACGTGGAGACCGACATCACCTCCGAGGACATCGCCGGCAAGACGCTGCGTGAGGTGCTGGAGGCTCATCGCGCGAATCCCGACTGCGCCACGTGTCATGACGCGATGGATCCGATTGGGCTCGCCTTCGAGAACTACAACGGGATCGGGGCCTATCGCAGCATGGAGAACGGCAGCCCCATCGATCCCACCGGGCAGTTGCCGGACGGAACTGAACTGGCGGGGGCGAGCGACTTGATCGCCGCCGTCGCCGCGGACCCGCGCTACGTGAGCTGCGTTGCAGAAAAGCTCTTCACATATGGTCTGGGCCGTGGCCCGAAGAAGAGCGACCGAACCCGCCTCGTCAACATCGTCGAGGCCGCGGGCGGCGAGCAGGCCAGCCTGGAGAGCTTGATCGTGGGCATCGTGACCAGCGACGCGTTCCGCATGCGTCGCGGAGAGGAGCAGCTGTGA
- the gloB gene encoding hydroxyacylglutathione hydrolase — MQHVVSQPTPPFKSHSGALEVHQIPAWQDNLIWLITYGNKQAAVVDGPDADAVLEYCKVHGLTLTTILNTHTHGDHVGINRALAERGMLDGVQVIGPARAANDVPGLTRGVDDGDSVSLGEVTGQVWLTEGHIDGHVSYIFEDLLFCGDTLFAAGCGYLFDGPASKMYASLSRLRDLPPETRVCCAHEYTQDNLRFAWSVEPGNPSLAERIRTTWQERSAGRSVVPSTIALERATNPFMRYDQTEVTTAVQAAWPDRKLEQPTDVFAATRALKDRKDYRSLSDEDLPI; from the coding sequence ATGCAGCACGTCGTCAGCCAGCCGACCCCACCGTTCAAGAGCCACTCGGGCGCACTCGAGGTGCATCAGATCCCTGCCTGGCAGGACAACCTGATCTGGCTGATTACGTACGGAAACAAGCAGGCTGCGGTCGTCGACGGACCCGACGCGGACGCGGTGCTCGAGTACTGCAAGGTCCACGGGCTGACGTTGACCACCATCCTCAACACCCACACCCACGGGGATCACGTGGGGATCAACCGCGCCCTGGCGGAGCGAGGCATGCTCGATGGCGTTCAGGTGATCGGCCCAGCGCGCGCGGCGAACGACGTGCCAGGGCTAACTCGCGGTGTGGACGATGGCGACAGCGTGAGCCTGGGAGAAGTGACCGGGCAGGTCTGGCTCACCGAAGGCCACATCGACGGGCATGTGAGCTACATCTTCGAAGATCTGCTTTTCTGCGGGGATACGTTGTTCGCCGCGGGATGCGGCTACCTCTTCGATGGCCCCGCCTCCAAGATGTACGCTTCGCTCTCACGCCTGCGAGATCTCCCCCCGGAGACCCGCGTTTGCTGCGCCCACGAGTACACTCAGGACAACCTGCGCTTCGCGTGGAGCGTGGAGCCCGGCAACCCATCCCTCGCGGAGCGCATTCGCACCACCTGGCAAGAACGAAGCGCCGGGCGCTCCGTCGTGCCCAGCACCATCGCCCTCGAGCGCGCGACGAACCCGTTCATGCGCTACGACCAAACGGAAGTCACTACTGCGGTCCAGGCCGCGTGGCCCGATCGCAAGCTCGAGCAGCCGACGGACGTCTTCGCCGCTACACGGGCCTTGAAGGACCGCAAGGACTACCGCAGCCTGAGCGACGAGGATCTGCCCATCTAG
- a CDS encoding transcriptional repressor — MVKTRDAGSVVAGSPARDPDQSRLREQLDAYMNERGLRSTEQRRLIVDTFFKLGEHATVDELLSEVRKADSRIGYATVYRTLKMLSESGVVEERRFDDGITRYELADDDAHHDHLICTDCGFIQEFEEPLIEELQERVAERFGFSLGHHKLELYGSCNTPDCPHRNEKHSQSRLPVKS; from the coding sequence ATGGTGAAAACGCGAGACGCCGGTTCCGTCGTTGCCGGGAGCCCTGCTCGGGATCCCGATCAGAGCCGCCTGCGCGAGCAACTCGACGCCTACATGAACGAGCGTGGCCTGCGCTCGACCGAGCAACGCCGACTGATCGTCGACACGTTCTTCAAGCTGGGGGAGCACGCGACCGTAGACGAGCTGCTCAGCGAAGTGCGCAAAGCCGATAGCCGCATCGGTTACGCCACGGTTTACCGCACCCTGAAGATGCTCTCGGAGAGCGGCGTGGTCGAAGAGCGGCGCTTTGATGACGGCATCACCCGTTACGAACTGGCTGACGACGACGCCCACCATGATCACCTGATCTGCACCGACTGCGGGTTCATCCAAGAGTTCGAAGAACCGCTGATCGAGGAGCTACAGGAGCGCGTCGCCGAACGCTTTGGCTTCAGCCTGGGCCATCACAAGCTCGAGCTGTACGGCAGCTGCAATACCCCGGACTGCCCGCACCGGAACGAGAAGCACAGCCAGTCGAGACTTCCGGTCAAGAGCTGA
- a CDS encoding tryptophan synthase subunit alpha, with amino-acid sequence MTLARIEARFKNLAETQRTALVGFLTTGDPSVEDSYQCAKALLEAGVDVLELGVPFSDPTADGPVIAAASYRAIQNGGSLKAALDVARRLRADFDAPIVLFTYYNPIVAFGEQALPGALVDAGVDAVLVVDLPPEEAPLLRQGLRERDLGVVPLLTPTSGSVREQAVLADARGFIYYVSVTGVTGAVDAKAQVASENPLRAAGQAANALSARAGMPVVVGFGIDSPAKAREVAEQGVAGVVVGTAIVKLIAEPGSSEERRKRVFDFASQLRQAIDA; translated from the coding sequence GTGACCCTGGCGCGCATCGAGGCTCGGTTTAAGAACCTCGCGGAAACACAACGCACGGCGCTGGTCGGCTTCTTGACGACGGGCGACCCTAGCGTCGAGGACAGCTACCAGTGTGCGAAGGCGCTGCTGGAGGCTGGGGTAGACGTGCTGGAGCTCGGAGTACCGTTCAGCGACCCGACGGCGGATGGTCCGGTGATCGCTGCGGCGAGTTATCGCGCGATTCAGAACGGCGGCTCTCTGAAGGCAGCGCTCGATGTCGCCCGGCGCCTGCGGGCGGATTTCGACGCGCCGATCGTGCTCTTCACCTACTACAACCCGATCGTCGCCTTTGGTGAGCAGGCGCTACCGGGGGCTTTGGTTGATGCCGGCGTAGACGCGGTGTTGGTCGTCGACTTGCCCCCGGAAGAGGCGCCACTACTGCGCCAGGGCCTGCGCGAGCGTGATTTGGGGGTCGTGCCGCTCCTCACCCCCACGAGTGGATCCGTGCGGGAACAAGCCGTGTTGGCCGATGCCCGCGGCTTTATCTACTACGTCTCGGTCACTGGCGTGACCGGCGCGGTGGATGCCAAAGCGCAGGTCGCTAGCGAGAACCCGCTGCGTGCCGCAGGGCAGGCGGCAAATGCGCTGAGCGCACGGGCAGGGATGCCCGTCGTGGTCGGATTCGGTATCGACTCGCCCGCCAAGGCGCGCGAGGTTGCCGAACAAGGCGTGGCAGGAGTGGTGGTGGGCACCGCGATCGTGAAGCTCATTGCCGAGCCCGGCAGCAGTGAAGAGCGGCGCAAGCGCGTGTTCGATTTCGCGAGCCAGCTGCGTCAAGCAATCGATGCGTAA
- the trpB gene encoding tryptophan synthase subunit beta, with the protein MADAPSTVAGERPGYFGEFGGRFVAETLVPALSELEQAYQEIVLSSEFQAEWRGLLEHYVGRPTPLTSAERLARALDPDGKMVRRLWLKREDLCHTGAHKINNALGQVLLAKKLNKTRIIAETGAGQHGVATATACAMLGLPCEVYMGAVDVERQAPNVARMHMLGTKVIAVQSGSRTLKDAMNEALRDWVTNVRTTHYCVGSAAGPHPYPVLVAELQRVIGDEARAQVLERGGRLPDAVIACVGGGSNAIGTFRGFQGDADVALYGVEASGEGIPSGKHAATLTAGRVGVLHGSRTKVLSDDNGQILEAHSISAGLDYPGVGPEHASLQATGRAHYLAASDEEALAAAAELALTEGLIIALETAHAFARLGDIARIEFEQRGRPVDLLVTLSGRGDKDLATYTAHGLGRHPAGSGGAA; encoded by the coding sequence ATGGCTGACGCACCTTCCACTGTCGCGGGCGAGCGCCCGGGCTACTTCGGCGAGTTTGGCGGCCGCTTTGTGGCGGAGACGCTGGTCCCGGCGCTGAGCGAGCTCGAGCAGGCTTACCAAGAGATTGTCCTCTCGAGCGAGTTCCAGGCGGAGTGGCGCGGCCTGCTGGAGCACTACGTGGGAAGGCCGACGCCGCTCACATCGGCTGAGCGCTTGGCTCGTGCGCTGGATCCCGACGGAAAGATGGTCCGTCGCTTGTGGCTCAAGCGCGAGGACCTGTGTCACACGGGCGCCCACAAGATCAACAATGCCCTCGGGCAGGTTCTGCTCGCGAAGAAGCTCAACAAGACGCGCATCATCGCCGAAACCGGTGCGGGTCAGCACGGCGTCGCGACGGCTACTGCCTGCGCCATGTTGGGGTTGCCTTGTGAGGTCTACATGGGCGCGGTGGACGTCGAGCGCCAGGCGCCGAACGTTGCCCGCATGCACATGCTGGGGACCAAGGTGATCGCGGTTCAGTCTGGCTCCCGGACCCTCAAGGACGCGATGAATGAGGCACTGCGGGATTGGGTGACCAACGTGCGTACGACCCACTACTGCGTGGGTTCCGCAGCGGGCCCGCATCCCTATCCAGTGTTGGTAGCAGAGCTGCAGCGCGTGATCGGTGACGAGGCGCGCGCTCAAGTACTCGAACGTGGCGGGAGGTTGCCGGACGCCGTGATCGCGTGTGTGGGTGGTGGTTCCAACGCGATCGGCACGTTCCGCGGCTTCCAGGGGGATGCAGACGTCGCGCTGTACGGCGTCGAAGCTTCCGGTGAGGGGATTCCTAGCGGAAAACATGCGGCTACGCTGACCGCTGGACGCGTCGGTGTACTGCACGGTTCGCGCACCAAGGTACTGTCTGACGACAATGGGCAAATCCTCGAGGCGCATAGCATCAGCGCGGGGCTCGACTACCCTGGTGTTGGCCCAGAGCACGCGTCGCTGCAGGCCACGGGTCGGGCCCACTACTTGGCGGCCAGCGACGAAGAAGCGCTCGCGGCGGCCGCGGAGTTGGCGCTCACCGAGGGGCTGATCATCGCTCTCGAGACCGCGCATGCCTTTGCTCGCCTGGGTGACATTGCGCGAATCGAGTTCGAACAGCGGGGCCGCCCCGTCGACTTGCTGGTCACGCTCTCGGGACGAGGCGATAAGGACCTCGCGACCTACACGGCTCACGGCCTCGGGCGTCACCCGGCGGGTTCCGGAGGTGCGGCGTGA
- a CDS encoding phosphoribosylanthranilate isomerase produces MYVKLCGITDVAQVPALVACGPDALGINLIPSSKRYVSLELARSLISAIRTENRAQGKHVECVAVVSAEQLPPEFSTEGFGGRVESLLDDPSFDRIQLHAADPTATWQALRNSSGSASAKIFLAAQIAGPEDAERASGFPGAPLLVDAKVGNSLGGTGHSFDWSLVEALATSRDLLLAGGLDAEKLPRAIAQVHPWGVDVASGIESGTPGIKDLKKCEAFVAAARAASIAVEKSE; encoded by the coding sequence GTGTACGTCAAGCTCTGCGGCATCACCGACGTCGCTCAAGTTCCAGCTCTGGTCGCTTGCGGCCCCGATGCGCTGGGTATCAACCTCATCCCCAGCTCGAAGCGCTACGTGTCCCTCGAGCTAGCGCGATCGCTGATCTCTGCCATCCGCACGGAAAACCGCGCGCAGGGCAAGCACGTCGAGTGCGTCGCCGTGGTGTCTGCCGAACAGCTGCCGCCCGAGTTCTCAACGGAGGGTTTCGGGGGGAGGGTCGAGTCCCTGCTAGACGACCCAAGCTTCGACCGTATTCAGCTACACGCGGCGGACCCGACGGCCACTTGGCAAGCGCTGCGCAACTCAAGCGGCAGTGCTTCCGCCAAGATCTTCCTAGCCGCGCAGATCGCTGGACCCGAAGACGCCGAGCGCGCCTCGGGTTTCCCCGGGGCACCGCTCTTGGTAGACGCCAAGGTGGGTAACAGCCTCGGCGGTACGGGGCACTCCTTCGACTGGAGCTTGGTCGAGGCGCTGGCTACGAGTCGCGACTTGCTGCTCGCCGGCGGCCTGGACGCCGAAAAGCTTCCCCGCGCCATCGCACAAGTGCACCCCTGGGGGGTGGACGTGGCGAGCGGCATCGAGAGCGGCACACCTGGGATCAAGGACCTGAAGAAGTGTGAGGCGTTCGTCGCCGCGGCCCGCGCGGCGAGTATTGCCGTGGAGAAATCAGAATGA
- a CDS encoding response regulator — protein sequence MAEYSCLIVEDSPMMRQLLVFALARVKNLRVTEADDGVDGLRKLASARYDIIVTDINMPIMDGLKLVKRVRSDPVHKDTPIVIITTEGSQEDRQRALQLGANAYITKPIQAPQVIATVKELLKIE from the coding sequence ATGGCTGAATACTCCTGCTTGATTGTTGAAGACTCGCCGATGATGCGGCAGCTCTTGGTTTTCGCCCTCGCGCGGGTCAAGAACCTGCGCGTGACGGAGGCGGACGACGGCGTCGACGGGCTGCGCAAGCTCGCTTCGGCGCGCTACGACATCATCGTCACCGACATCAACATGCCCATCATGGATGGCTTGAAGCTGGTGAAGCGGGTGCGCAGCGATCCGGTACACAAAGACACTCCGATCGTGATCATCACCACCGAGGGCTCTCAAGAAGATCGCCAGCGCGCGCTCCAGCTCGGAGCGAACGCCTACATCACGAAGCCAATCCAGGCTCCGCAGGTGATCGCCACGGTGAAAGAACTGCTCAAGATCGAGTAG
- a CDS encoding GAF domain-containing protein — MTEDDRTKSGEGEDSVPARTSAQSDSPPPDLRKQRDEFLQNFSRSARLTEQFIRDYEGLAERVHKLETENASLRAKVEADDAIRELLRKIEELEREKTDLLSRYREAERTSNGLSERFAQFEEEFSNLANLFVASNQLHSSLSPRRVTRRIKEVLAQLVGAERYAVFLMNSEGTELVPIASEGVSGDELAPIGVDREPISGVIRTGSAYVDEVGDPSQGSIQEPPAVIPLRIDDDTVGAIIIYATLSQKTSFANIDFELFKLLGQHAAAALVSASLHAQQGPKRPGLEAFVDLSV; from the coding sequence ATGACCGAAGACGATCGGACGAAATCAGGCGAAGGTGAAGACAGCGTCCCGGCGCGCACGTCCGCTCAGAGCGATTCGCCTCCCCCGGACTTGCGCAAACAGCGTGACGAGTTTCTACAGAACTTCTCTCGCAGCGCGCGGCTGACGGAACAATTCATCCGCGACTACGAGGGGCTCGCCGAGCGCGTTCACAAGCTCGAGACGGAGAACGCCTCACTGCGCGCGAAGGTTGAAGCGGACGATGCGATCCGCGAACTGCTGCGCAAGATCGAAGAGCTCGAGCGGGAGAAGACCGATCTGCTCTCGCGCTACCGCGAAGCCGAGCGCACCAGCAATGGATTGTCGGAGCGCTTCGCGCAGTTCGAGGAAGAGTTCAGCAACTTGGCGAACCTGTTCGTCGCGAGCAACCAGCTGCATTCGTCGCTCTCTCCCCGTCGCGTTACTCGGCGCATCAAGGAGGTGCTCGCCCAACTGGTTGGTGCGGAGCGCTACGCCGTCTTCCTGATGAACAGCGAGGGGACCGAGCTCGTTCCAATTGCTTCAGAAGGCGTCTCCGGTGATGAGCTGGCTCCGATCGGTGTCGACCGGGAGCCCATCAGCGGAGTGATTCGCACAGGCTCTGCTTATGTGGATGAAGTTGGCGACCCCAGCCAAGGCAGCATCCAAGAACCCCCAGCGGTGATCCCACTTCGAATCGATGATGATACGGTCGGAGCCATCATCATCTACGCAACCCTCTCGCAAAAGACTAGCTTCGCTAATATCGACTTCGAGTTGTTCAAGCTGCTCGGTCAGCACGCCGCAGCAGCGTTGGTTAGTGCGAGCCTCCATGCCCAACAAGGGCCCAAGCGACCCGGCCTCGAGGCCTTCGTCGACCTCAGTGTTTGA
- a CDS encoding UbiA family prenyltransferase: MLAAFRIVLDVVVYRLRRLEMANLVAAVAIMIALGTRPLDLVIRTAFGAGLNVLAYLTNDYCDVEQDLAEGRGPAKYLSEHLGAALGAQIGIALILAGVAAWYDIGLLVPLGLGAGICWAYSARLKARPVVDILSMVLWGVAMPLVAFPLGNKLGWLLVIQLGLFSACFETIQVLRDRDEDVRANVRTTAVAFGAERTRLLARVFMLVAMTYALLVLDRYVGLLLVVPVFVPIPRAFDAAAMSQYWNRIRLTQGLSWLGLLAGVYFRGSTHGWLLSGVG; the protein is encoded by the coding sequence ATGCTCGCCGCCTTTCGCATCGTCCTCGACGTCGTCGTGTATCGGCTGCGTCGCCTCGAGATGGCGAATCTCGTGGCGGCCGTCGCCATCATGATCGCGCTCGGTACCAGGCCGCTCGACTTGGTGATCCGCACGGCGTTTGGCGCGGGGCTGAACGTGCTCGCCTACCTGACGAACGACTACTGCGACGTCGAGCAAGACTTGGCGGAGGGTCGCGGTCCAGCGAAGTACCTGAGCGAGCATCTCGGCGCGGCGCTGGGGGCGCAGATTGGTATCGCGCTGATCTTGGCGGGCGTTGCCGCGTGGTACGATATCGGGCTCTTGGTGCCCCTCGGGCTCGGCGCGGGGATCTGTTGGGCGTACTCAGCGCGGCTGAAGGCGCGACCAGTGGTGGACATCCTCAGCATGGTGCTGTGGGGGGTGGCGATGCCGCTGGTTGCGTTTCCGCTCGGGAACAAATTGGGCTGGCTGTTGGTCATCCAGCTTGGCTTGTTCAGCGCGTGCTTCGAGACCATTCAAGTGCTGCGCGATCGAGACGAGGACGTGAGAGCGAACGTGCGCACGACCGCCGTTGCGTTCGGTGCCGAGCGCACACGGCTGCTTGCGCGGGTGTTCATGCTGGTAGCCATGACGTATGCGTTGCTCGTCCTGGATCGCTACGTTGGCCTGCTCCTGGTGGTGCCGGTCTTCGTCCCCATCCCCCGGGCGTTCGACGCCGCGGCGATGAGTCAGTACTGGAACCGCATCCGCTTGACCCAGGGGCTGAGCTGGCTAGGCCTGCTCGCTGGCGTCTACTTTCGCGGCTCCACTCACGGCTGGCTGCTCTCCGGCGTCGGCTAG
- the pgl gene encoding 6-phosphogluconolactonase encodes MERRALPGGAELLVLPDAALAASAAAQVIAEELDRSRQERGRFSLALSGGSTPRPMFEALASAQLAWGDVELFQVDERIAPLADDARNAKGLQAALLDRVAIPPAQCHLIPVESADPVSEYAGALRRTLGEPAVLDLVHLGLGEDGHTASLVPGDPALEISDADVARVGEYKGHPRVSLTFPTLNRARRVLWLVCGESKREVLARLLEGNLDAPAGRITRSNALFVADRCAVSS; translated from the coding sequence ATGGAGCGGCGAGCGCTCCCGGGCGGTGCGGAGCTCTTGGTGCTCCCAGACGCTGCGCTCGCTGCGAGCGCAGCCGCGCAGGTCATCGCTGAGGAGCTGGACCGGTCGCGCCAGGAACGTGGGCGCTTCAGCCTGGCGCTGAGCGGTGGCAGCACGCCGCGGCCGATGTTCGAGGCGCTCGCTAGCGCGCAGCTTGCGTGGGGCGACGTCGAGCTCTTTCAGGTCGACGAGCGCATCGCGCCGCTCGCCGACGACGCGCGCAACGCGAAGGGCCTGCAGGCAGCGCTACTCGACCGAGTCGCCATTCCACCGGCTCAGTGCCATCTGATCCCTGTCGAGTCCGCTGACCCCGTCTCCGAATACGCGGGCGCGCTGCGCCGCACGCTTGGAGAGCCAGCGGTGCTCGACTTGGTTCATCTCGGGCTAGGGGAGGATGGTCACACCGCGTCTCTCGTGCCTGGTGATCCGGCGCTCGAGATCAGCGACGCGGATGTCGCGCGGGTCGGTGAGTACAAGGGTCACCCGCGAGTCAGCTTGACGTTCCCAACGCTCAATCGTGCTCGTCGCGTGCTCTGGCTGGTGTGTGGGGAGAGCAAGCGCGAGGTCCTTGCCCGCCTGCTCGAGGGCAACTTGGACGCCCCTGCGGGGCGTATCACGCGGTCCAACGCGCTCTTCGTCGCTGACCGCTGTGCGGTTTCCAGCTGA